The Nocardia vinacea genome contains the following window.
TACTGCCGCCGTGGTGGATGAGGCGATCGATTGGCGGGCGCAGGCTTTGGTGGTGCACCATCCGCTGCTGTTGCGCGGCGTCGACACTGTCGCGGCCGATACGCCCAAAGGTGCTCTGCTACATCGGCTCATCCGGTCCGGGTGTGCGTTGTTCGCGGCGCATACAAATGCGGACTCCGCTGATCCGGGAGTTTCCGATGCGCTGGCCGATGCGCTCGGACTCACCGTCACCGGACCTTTGGATTCGAAACCGCGAGCCGCCGTGGACAATTGGGTGGTCCAGGTGCCGCGTTCGCATGCGGATGAAGTGCTGGCGGCGCTGTTCGCGGCCGGTGCCGGTGGCAGCGGAACCTATCGTGACTGCGCTTTGCGGGTGCCGGGAGTCGGGCAGTTTCGTCCGGTGGCCGGGGCCGATCCGGCGATCGGCGCGATCGGGGAGTTGCAGCAGGTCGACGAGGACCGCCTCGAAGTGATCGCCCCGCCCGCGGCGCGTACGGCCGTGCTGGCGGCGCTGCGGTCGGCCCATCCCTACGAGGATCCCGCCTATCACGTCAGCGAGCGTGCGGCGTTGCCATCCGGGCTCGGCATCGGTCGAGTCGGCACTCTGCCCGAACCGGAGTCCTTGCGCGAGTTCACCTCTCGGGTTGCCGCCGCGTTGCCCGCGACCACCTGGGGCGTTCGTGCGGCCGGTGACCCGGACCGTATGATCCAGACCGTCGCGGTATGCGGCGGCGCGGGCGACTCCTATCTGAATACGGTTGCCCGCCTCGGTGTCGACGCCTACGTCACCTCCGACCTGCGTCACCATCCGGTCGACGAACACCTGCGCAGCGGCGGCCCCGCCGTGATCGATGCCGCGCACTGGGCCACCGAGTTCCCTTGGTGCGCACAGGCGCAGACAGCAGTCCGAACCGTCCTGCCCGACCTCGAAACCCGCGTCTCCACCCTGCGCACCGACCCCTGGACGATCGCCACCCCGTAATCCGATACCGAACCAGCCAGTGCGACGGCGTGTTCGGGGCGTGTTGCCGGACTTGGTATGTGGTTCAGGTGAGTTGACGCGCCCGCTCGGGGTACAACTACCGCATGAACTACCCGGTGGACTTCGGGATCGTGCAGATCGGTCTGATGCTGATCATCCTGGTCGCGGTCGCGTTGCTGATATCGGCGCTCGTCATGGTGCGCAAGGTCGGATTGCGGGTTTTGCTCGGGCGCGGCGCGGGCGGACTGGCGCTGCTGGTTGTCGCGGTACTGCTGCTGTGGGTGATCACGCTCGTGCAGACATTCCTCGGACTGAGCGGGGAGGTCAAGGCCGCGCACGTGGTGGTGAATCAGGTTGCGGGCCAAGACCACCGGCTCGAGGTCGACCTCACCCTCTACGGCGACGAGCACCATCCCGACAAGCACGAGAAATATCAGGTCGAGGGAGACCTGTGGGTGCTGCAGGCCAATATCGTCGAATTGGAGCCCTGGGTGAACGCCCTCGGCTTCCACTCCGGCTACAAGGTCACCCGTCTGTACGGCCAACGTCTCGACGGCGTCGCCACCACCCAGAACCAGATCTTCGTCAACGGCGACGACCAGGACTTCTTCAACGATATGCGCAACCACAAATGGTGGACCGACCCCTTCGTGCGCTCCGCCTACGGCAACGCCGTAATCGCGACCCCCGGCACCTACGACGTCTTCATCTCCCGCGACGCCATCAAAACCCGCGCCCCCGGCAGCTGACCGTTAGATTGCAGCTGCCGCCTCCGCCGGCATTCCTGGGCCCGTGCCGGCCATTCTTCGATGTCGGGGACGGCGGGCTCGTCCTTGGAGCCGGGTTGACGGGCTCCGGCAGGATCGGGGTGCGCTGGTCGACCGCGGTCACACCCGGCTGGTAGATCTCGGTCATCCGCCATAGCGTTCTCCCCTCACGCGGATCTGTGTGTCCACCGGAAGCCGTTCACTTCGGGAGGAACGGCTCGAGTTTGTCGGCGTGGTCAACGGCCGTGTCGCACAGATTCGGATTTTGGTCGACGAACCGAGCCAGGCCTCGAGCATGCCCTGCTCAGCGGGCATGCTCGCATAGTTGTCGCCGGTCGGCGAATAGGCGTCGGAATCCTCCCCGCCGCTCCTGTATGACGCTCCGATCCCTGCCTCGGTTCTACGCACTTCCTCGCTACCAGCCGTGGCCCGGACCGGATCACCCACCATCCGGGGTACGGTTGAAGACTGGCATCGTCACCTCGCGTGCCCCCATCCGTCCACAGCGTCCAGGAGTTTGTCCGCGTTGAATGTCGAACCACCTGTCCAGGCCAAGCTGCTCCAGCTCGCCGCCGTCGACGCCGAACTGACGCGGATCGCGCATCGGCGCACCGTGCTGCCCGAGCAGCAGGAGATGGCGCGGCTCGAGGGCGAGCGGAATGCGCACAAGGATGCGGCGGTGGCGGTCGAGATCATGCTCGACGATCTCGACCGCGATATCCGCAAGCTGGAGGGCGAGGTCGACGCGGTGCGCAAACGCGAGGAGCGCGACCGCGGCATGTTGACCGCTGGTTCGGTGGGCGCCAAACAGCTTTCGGAAATTCAGCACGAACTGGGCAGCCTGGAGCGACGCCGTTCGGTGCTGGAAGACGAGCTGCTCGAGGTGATGGAGCGTCGCGAGGCGTCGGCATCCGATCATGATCACGCGGGTGCCCGGCTCAGCAAGACCGAGCAGGAGCTGGCCGATGCGCAGCGCCTGCGCGACGAGGCGCTGGCGGATCTCGATGTGGCACAGGGCCGTTGCGATTCCGATCGCAAGGATCTGGTCGCGCTGTTCCCGGACGAACTGCTGAGCATCTATGACCGGCAGCGCACCCAGCACGGCGTCGGCGCCGCGCTGCTGCAGGCCCGCCGGTGCGGCGCGTGCCGGATCGAACTGGACCGCGGTGAGATCGCGCGGATCGCCAAGACCGCGCCGGATGTGATCATGCGGTGTCCGGAGTGTGGTGCGATCCTGGTGCGCACCAAAGAGTCGGGTTTGTGAGGTTTCCGGTGCGGGTATCAGTACTCGCGTCGGTCCGCTCTCAGCGACGGATGGTCGGCTGTCGAAGAGGACGAGGGGAACAATGACCGAGCGCGAGGTGATCGTCGAGGCCGACGGCGGTTCCCGGGGCAATCCGGGCCCGGCTGGCTACGGCGCGGTCGTCTTCGGTGCCGATCACATCCGAATTCTCGCCGAGCGCAGGGAATACATCGGTATCACCACCAATAATGTCGCTGAATACCGCGGGCTCATCGCGGGTTTGGAGGCGGCGGCGGAGCTGGGTGCGCGCGTGGTGTCGGTGCGCATGGATTCCAAGCTCGTGGTCGAGCAGATGTCCGGCCGCTGGAAGGTCAAGCACGCGTCCATGATTCCGCTGGCCGACCGGGCACGCAGGCTTGTCGCCGGCTTCGACAGCGTGACGTTCACCTGGATTCCGCGCGCCGAGAACTCACATGCCGACCGGCTGGCGAACGAGGCGATGGATGACGCCACACTGATCGGCGAGGTGCACGCCGCCGAGCGGCAGTTGCTCGATGCGGGCGCAGCGGCCGCCACTCTGGCCGAAGAGGTGCGCGAGGCCGAAGAACAGCTGCTCGGCTTGACCGATGAACCGCAGACTTCTGCGCGCGGCGTCGAAGAGCACCTGCCGAGTTGGATCGACGAGATCCGTGATGCGCAGTCGACCGCATCGAATACCGAAGCCGCCGAACGCAAGCCGCCGACCGCCGCCGAAAATGCACCCGCCTGGACCGGTGCGACCGGCCGTCCGACTCGCTTCCTCCTGCTGCGCCACGGCCAAACCGCCCTCTCGATAGATCGCCGCTACTCCGGCCGCGGCAACCCACCCCTCACCGACCTCGGCCGTGAACAGGCCGCCCGCGCCGCGAAAATGCTCGCCGCGAAGGGTGGCATCGCCGCGGTTATCACCTCCCCGCTCGGCCGCGCCCGTGAGACCGCCGAAGCCGCCGCGACCGCACTCGATGTTCCGGTGCGCGTCCTCGACGGCCTCACCGAAACCGACTTCGGCGAATGGGAGGGTCTCACCTTTCAGGAAGCGGCACAACGAGATCCGCAACTACATGCCCGCTGGCTGGGCGATCCCTCGACTCCCGCGCCGAACGGCGAGAGTTTCGACCAGGTGCGCGAACGAGTCGAGGCGGCGCGGCGTGATCTGCTCGCCCTGTATCCCGGCCAGAACATCGTGGTGGTCAGCCATGTGACCCCCATCAAGACCCTGCTGCAGTTGGCACTCGGTGTCGGTCCGTCGCTGCTGTACCGCCTGCACTTGGACCTGGCGTCGCTATCGATCGCGGAGTTCTATCCGGACGGCGGTTCGTCGGTTCGGTTGGTCAACGACACGTCCTACCTCTGAGGAAGTTGGGCATCGGACCAAACCCGAATCTTTTCGCGAACCGTGAATTATGGCGCATCACAATGGATTCGGCCTGTCGAAACGACCCCTTTGGGTGGAATCTCACACGGTAACGTTTCAGACACGGTTATAGCGGTAGGCTTCGGGTCGGTCAGGCACAGGCATCCCGCCCCGCCTGTCTGGTCGGGGATAACGAAGGTCTTCGAACAGTGCTGCTCGGGGGGATGACAGCTGACGAGCAGCGTTGCTCGGTGGTCGCTTCGAACGATGAAGTAGTCCTGTGCGGTCGAGTGATTTCGATGGAAGCGCAGGTTCGAATGAGTAGTCCGATCAAGGTTATCGTGCTCGGTGCGGGGATCGGAGGGCTCACCACCGCCGCCGCATTGCGACAGGCGGGCTTCGCGGTCGAACTCTATGAGGCCGCTCCCGAACTGCGTGGCCAGGGATTCGGACTTTCGGTGCAGGCCAATGGGATCAAGGCGCTGCGTGCGATCGGCCTCGGCATCGAGGAGGAACTGTTCGAGCGCGGTGGCAAGGTCGAGACCTTCAGGTTCAACAACCCGGACGGCACACCCATCCGAGTGCTTCCGGTGCACCGCCAGGACGACCGGCTCGGCGCATCGAGCGTCGCCCTGCACCGCAAGGATCTGCACGCGATCCTGCTGCGCGCGATCGGTGACACCCCGACTCATGTTGGCGCACAAGCGACTCGGTTCGTCGACGACGGTGAGCACGTGCGCGTCGAATTCGCCGACGGCCGCATCGCCGAGGGCGATCTGCTGATCGGCGCCGACGGCATCCACTCGGTGGTGCGCGCCCAATTGCACGGCCGCGCCGAACCGCGCCCCGGCAATTTCGTCGCCTGGTTGGCTTGCATCCCGTTCGAACATCCCGCCGTGCCGCGCGGCTACTCGGCCCACTATTGGGGCACCGGAATGCGTTTCGGCATCCACGACATCGGCCACGGCCGGGTGTACTGGTGGGGCACGATGACCATGCCGGGCGACGAGGCCGCCGATTGGCAGGGCACCAAGGAAGATCTGCGGCGGCTCTATGCCGACTGGGCGCCGGAGGTGCGCGCCTGCATCGATCAGACCGAATGGGCCGATGTGCTCGCCGTGCCCTGCCAGGACCGTCCGCCGCTGGACGGCTGGGGCCGCGGCCGGGTCACCCTGCTCGGCGATGCCGCCCATCCCATGCTGCCCAGCCTGGGCCAGGGCGCCAACTCTGCCATCGAGGACGCGGTCGTGCTCGCCCACACACTGAAGACTTCGCTGGATCCTGTTGCGGGCCTGCGTCGTTACGAGGAGGCGCGCGCCGAGCGCACCGCCATGTTCGTGAACGGCTCGTGGTCGCTCGGCAAGATCGAGCAAACGACCGATCCCAAGCTGGTGAAGGTGCGTGACACCTACTTCCGGCACGTACCCACTGAATTCTTCCTGCGCGAATTGGGCAAGCCGATGTCGTTCCCACCGCTGGAGGGACCGACCGCGCGGCTGCCGCGCCAACTGTCTCCGGTGGAGCGCTGGCATTGGATCGCGGATCAGCTTGCGCCGCTGCATATTCTGGCCCGGGTGCGGGTGCACGGCTCGATTACCGCGGAGCAGGTGCGTACCGGCTTGGACGAAGTGCAGCACCGACATCCGCTGCTCGGTGTCGCGGTGGCAGCCGAACCCGACGGCACCGCACCGCGTTTCGTGCCGGTGCCCACGCCGATTCCGCTGCGGGTGGTCGAATCCGCCGATCCGGATGCCTGGTTGACCGAGGTCGACGAGGTCGAATTGCGCGAACCCTTCGACTGGCACTCCGGTCCGCTCGCGCGCGCCGTGCTCATCACGGATGCGACCGGTGAGACCAGCGATCTGATCGTCACCCTGCACTATGCGATCGCCGACGGCGAGAGCGCGATGTCGGTGGCCAAGCAGGTGCTGCAGGTCGCCGCGGGCGAGGGTAATGATCTCGAGCCAGCACCGGTCCGGCCGGGTCCGGAGGAACTGTTCCCGGCAAAGTTCCAGGGCGCCAAGGGCTTCGGCCGCACGGTGGGATCGCTGCTGCGCGACCAGAAGTCGCAGCTGAAGCGGCCGCGCCGACTCGAACCGACCGAACTCGCAGCGCCGTCGCGACGCCGCAGCCGGGTCGTGCACCGCAGCCTGGATGCCGATCAACTCGACGCATTGACCGCAGGCTGTGAGCGCAAGGGCGTCGGCCTGCAGGCCGCGCTCTCGGCGGCGCTGCTCATCGCGGCGGCCCGCGAGTCGGGCACCTACACCGAATCCTGGTACACCGTCGGCAGTTCGGTGAACTTCCGCGGCCACCTCGACGGCGCGGTCGGCGATGCCGAGGTCGGGACCTACCAGGGCATGATCGCGACCCCGGCGAAGTACGCACCATGGTCCTCGCTGTGGCAGCTCGCGGGCGAAATCGAGCGCGAGTACGGCGCGAGAATGGACCGGCGCGACCATCTCGCGGCCATGAGCCTGCTGAAGGTGGCCGCCCCGAAATCGGTGGCCGCCAGTGCATCCACGGTCAAGCTGATGGACACCCGCGGTCCAGGTCACCTGTGTATGACATATCTGGGGCGCTATGCGTTCCCGGACAAGATCGGCGCGTGGCAGCTCGCGGGCGCGCAATTCGTCTCGGGCATGTCGGTGAGCGGCTTCATCATGGCCACCGCCAATGCCACGCATGGCGAATTGTCGTTCAACATCGGCTATGTCGAGCCCGCGGTGTCGCGTGCGCGTGCCGAACGTCTTGCCGACGAGAGTGTGCGCGCACTGCTGTCGGTGATCTGACGGGGGTTCTCACACCCGTAAACGAGGGCGAATCCCGGCATCGAGGTCGATGCCGGTAATTCGCGCTATCTGAAAACTGGATACAAGTGGTAACAGCTATGCGTTTCGGCGTCGTCAGGGGTGGGTCCTGGACAGTTCGCGCACGGTCTGTGCCGCGACTGTCGCGATAGGAGTGACTGTGACGTCGGAAACCAGCACAAATCCCGAAAGACCAATCGAAGCATGGCCGGTCAGCGCATATCAGCGCGATGTGCTCGGCCTGGCATTCCGGCTGGCACCGGAACCCGTTGCGCAGCAGACCTATAGCCTGCGCATGGATGAGCCGCTGGATATCGAGCGGCTGCAGGCGTGCTGGCAGCGCGCCCTGATGAGCGATGAGGCATTGCGACTGCGCTTCGCCTTCGAGAACGGCGAATTCCGCCAATGGATTTCGAATGAGATTCCGCCGGTCGAGGTCGTCGACCTGACCGGAGCACCGGACCCCGAGGCCGCGACCCAGGAGTGGCTGTGGCGCGAGGTCGGCGCGCCGGAGCGACCGGATCGGCCCGCGCGGCTGGCCGCGGTGGTGGACAGGCCGGACCGGTTCTTCCTGTTCATGTCGTTCCATCACGCGCTGGCCGACGGCTACGGCATGAATCCGGTCATCGCCACGCTCGATACCAGCTACAAGATGAAAGACGTTCCGCTCGAACAGCTTGCGGTGCCCGAGCCTGCCAACGAGCACACGGACCGTTCCGTGGCAACCTATCGGCGGATCATCGAGGACGACGAGGCGTACCGGACCTCCGAGCAGTACACGGCGGACCGCGACGGTCTGCTCGCCGCGCTCGACGGTGTCGAACCCGCCCTGTTCCCCCATCGGACCAGCTCGCCGAGAATCGCCCGCGGACACTACAACACGATGATCTCGGGGAAGCACCTCGACCGCGTCCGCGCCACCGGTGTCACCGTCTTCGCGTATCTGACCGCCGCGGTGGCAACGTATCTCGCGTCGATCCACCGCACCGATCAGGTGGTGATCGGCGTTCCGATGCTGAACCGGCACTCGGCGGAGACCTATCGCACGCAGGGCCATCGCGCCAATGCCGTTCCGCTGCCGGTGCGTGTCGATCGCGACGTGCCGCTAGCGCGTATCGCGGAGCAGGTGACCCAGCAGATTCGAAAGCTCAAGAAGCATCAGCGCTTCCCCTACGGCGAGCTGACCCGCGCGCTGAATCCGGATCCGGCCGCGCCGCCGCTGTACGACGTCGCCTTCTCCCACACGAAGCTGCCGGATGCCGATTACGTCCACGAGCTGATCTCGAAATGGACGGTGCACAATCCGGGTTCGGTGACCAACGCGCTCACTATCGTCACTGCGGAAAATGGCCGCGACGGGTCGTTCAGCCTCCAGTTGTTCTACGACACAGACATTTTCGACGCGAGCTTCCCGATCGAATCGGCGCTGCGCAGCGTCGGCGAAATGGTCACCGCGTCGCTGGACAATCCGGAGACCCCGGTGGGTGCGCTGCCGCTGCTTTCGGCACAGGCGAGTGCCGAAGTCGAGGCCTTCGAGGCTGGTCCGCGTATCGAATTCCCCTACACCACCATTGATCGGCTCTTCACCGAAAAGGCCGCCGACCATCCGGACCGGGTGGCGGTCGTATCCGCCGACTCCCGCGAACTGACCTACGCCCGATTGTCCGGTCTGGTCGACGGTTTCGCAGCCCGCCTGCATGAGCTCGGTGCCGCCGGCAACGAGTGCATTCCGGTGGTTCTGCCCCGTTCGACCGACATGCTCATCGCGGTGCTCGGCATCCTGCGTGCCGGATGCGCTTACGTGCCGCTCGATCCGGACTACCCGGCGGCGCGTGTCGAAACGGTTCTCGCGGACTGCGAAGCACGGTTCGTGGTCGCTGGAAGCGAGCATGCGCAGGTCTACCGAGACCTCGGCATCACCCGTATCTCGGTGGCCGACACTGTGCCCGGCACCGTCGAAAATGTTTCGCACCCACACGATTTGAGCTATCTCATCTACACCTCGGGCTCCACCGGTGTGCCCAAGGGTGTGATGGTCGAGCACCGCTCGGTGGTCAACCGGCTGACCTGGATGCAGCGCCGCTACCCGCTGTTCGCCGATGACGTGATCCTGCAGAAGACGCCCGTCACCTTCGACGTTTCGGTGTGGGAGTTGTTCTGGTGGGCCATCACCGGTGCCAAGGTCGCGCTGCTCGAGGTCGGTGGTGAGCGCGATCCGCGCCGCATTGCCGAGGCCATCGAGGCGAATGCGGTGACCGTCGTGCACTTCGTGCCGTCCATGCTGGCGGCCTTCGTCGACGAACTGGAGGCCGATCGTACGATCGTGCCGCGCATCGCGGGCCTGCGCCGGGTGTTCTGCAGTGGTGAGGCGCTGCCGCCCGCGCTGGTCCGCCGCTTCCATGCCGCGTTCGCCACAGTCGCTCTGCGGCCGCCCCAGTTGGTGAATCTCTACGGTCCCACCGAGGCCACCGTGGATGTCTCGTATTTCGAGTGCCCGCAAGGGGATTTGCTGGATCTGGTGCCCATCGGCCGTCCGATCGACAATATCGACTTGCTGGTGCTCGACGAATCCGGTCGCCGCATGCCCATCGGCGTTCCCGGCGAGCTCAATATCGCCGGAGTCGGCCTCGCGCGCGGCTACCGTGGCCGCCCCGACCTGACCGCGGCCGCATTCGTCGACGATCTGACCGTGCCCGGCCGTCGCCGCTACCGCACCGGTGACCTGGCGCGCTGGCTGGCCGATGGCACCCTGGAGTATCTGGGCCGTTTCGATGATCAGGTCAAGATCCGCGGTAACCGGATCACCCTCGGCGAGGTGCAGAATGCC
Protein-coding sequences here:
- a CDS encoding bifunctional RNase H/acid phosphatase, producing MTEREVIVEADGGSRGNPGPAGYGAVVFGADHIRILAERREYIGITTNNVAEYRGLIAGLEAAAELGARVVSVRMDSKLVVEQMSGRWKVKHASMIPLADRARRLVAGFDSVTFTWIPRAENSHADRLANEAMDDATLIGEVHAAERQLLDAGAAAATLAEEVREAEEQLLGLTDEPQTSARGVEEHLPSWIDEIRDAQSTASNTEAAERKPPTAAENAPAWTGATGRPTRFLLLRHGQTALSIDRRYSGRGNPPLTDLGREQAARAAKMLAAKGGIAAVITSPLGRARETAEAAATALDVPVRVLDGLTETDFGEWEGLTFQEAAQRDPQLHARWLGDPSTPAPNGESFDQVRERVEAARRDLLALYPGQNIVVVSHVTPIKTLLQLALGVGPSLLYRLHLDLASLSIAEFYPDGGSSVRLVNDTSYL
- a CDS encoding Nif3-like dinuclear metal center hexameric protein produces the protein MVTTLADLIGVLDAAYPPKLAESWDSVGLVCGDPGDEVTRVLFAVDATAAVVDEAIDWRAQALVVHHPLLLRGVDTVAADTPKGALLHRLIRSGCALFAAHTNADSADPGVSDALADALGLTVTGPLDSKPRAAVDNWVVQVPRSHADEVLAALFAAGAGGSGTYRDCALRVPGVGQFRPVAGADPAIGAIGELQQVDEDRLEVIAPPAARTAVLAALRSAHPYEDPAYHVSERAALPSGLGIGRVGTLPEPESLREFTSRVAAALPATTWGVRAAGDPDRMIQTVAVCGGAGDSYLNTVARLGVDAYVTSDLRHHPVDEHLRSGGPAVIDAAHWATEFPWCAQAQTAVRTVLPDLETRVSTLRTDPWTIATP
- a CDS encoding FAD-dependent monooxygenase, with translation MSSPIKVIVLGAGIGGLTTAAALRQAGFAVELYEAAPELRGQGFGLSVQANGIKALRAIGLGIEEELFERGGKVETFRFNNPDGTPIRVLPVHRQDDRLGASSVALHRKDLHAILLRAIGDTPTHVGAQATRFVDDGEHVRVEFADGRIAEGDLLIGADGIHSVVRAQLHGRAEPRPGNFVAWLACIPFEHPAVPRGYSAHYWGTGMRFGIHDIGHGRVYWWGTMTMPGDEAADWQGTKEDLRRLYADWAPEVRACIDQTEWADVLAVPCQDRPPLDGWGRGRVTLLGDAAHPMLPSLGQGANSAIEDAVVLAHTLKTSLDPVAGLRRYEEARAERTAMFVNGSWSLGKIEQTTDPKLVKVRDTYFRHVPTEFFLRELGKPMSFPPLEGPTARLPRQLSPVERWHWIADQLAPLHILARVRVHGSITAEQVRTGLDEVQHRHPLLGVAVAAEPDGTAPRFVPVPTPIPLRVVESADPDAWLTEVDEVELREPFDWHSGPLARAVLITDATGETSDLIVTLHYAIADGESAMSVAKQVLQVAAGEGNDLEPAPVRPGPEELFPAKFQGAKGFGRTVGSLLRDQKSQLKRPRRLEPTELAAPSRRRSRVVHRSLDADQLDALTAGCERKGVGLQAALSAALLIAAARESGTYTESWYTVGSSVNFRGHLDGAVGDAEVGTYQGMIATPAKYAPWSSLWQLAGEIEREYGARMDRRDHLAAMSLLKVAAPKSVAASASTVKLMDTRGPGHLCMTYLGRYAFPDKIGAWQLAGAQFVSGMSVSGFIMATANATHGELSFNIGYVEPAVSRARAERLADESVRALLSVI
- a CDS encoding zinc ribbon domain-containing protein; this encodes MNVEPPVQAKLLQLAAVDAELTRIAHRRTVLPEQQEMARLEGERNAHKDAAVAVEIMLDDLDRDIRKLEGEVDAVRKREERDRGMLTAGSVGAKQLSEIQHELGSLERRRSVLEDELLEVMERREASASDHDHAGARLSKTEQELADAQRLRDEALADLDVAQGRCDSDRKDLVALFPDELLSIYDRQRTQHGVGAALLQARRCGACRIELDRGEIARIAKTAPDVIMRCPECGAILVRTKESGL